From Anopheles arabiensis isolate DONGOLA chromosome 3, AaraD3, whole genome shotgun sequence, a single genomic window includes:
- the LOC120905068 gene encoding spidroin-2-like translates to MLVEEPPRPIGRRTRRSLSPKNRQLLAICLCALLALPQAALGRKVALSRVTKPTGHRGYANADIAKLSYSPSHAAPASAAKPVAPVYSSAPVAGGHPQSPVGAPHGGGGGQPSYGWQVPQGAPGASGGVYPGAAAAGAAGTGLVASNVYRSHGHNATGGGFGSGLAHSPPGAYPAYPVQQPQGFPGAPVQHPGGGFPAPGYQPQGGYVPQQQPGGFPHQPSYVPGGHYDQGHYQGQPGQTVVHHYEQPQSSGGSGIGTVLGAGAAGLAAGIGGAALYDALKPKDAKEEPAATTAATATPAAAAAPAETPAPLANPNGDAPLAPLPVNPNGDAPLAPIPTEATPLATTPAAEGETTATTTTLETSSSENPLGMAPLAPMPDSAPATPADGTPNASGSDVEVRHSSLNVQPDLSASMAEPAKGGAAEIVRLPSSIAMMLGLLPFVVKYLRF, encoded by the coding sequence atGCTAGTCGAGGAGCCCCCACGACCCATCGGAAGGCGGACGAGGCGCTCACTTTCGCCTAAAAATAGGCAGCTGCTGGCGATCTGCCTCTGTGCACTGCTCGCCCTACCGCAGGCGGCCCTCGGCCGCAAGGTGGCCCTGTCGCGCGTCACCAAACCGACCGGCCACCGGGGTTACGCGAACGCGGACATTGCCAAGCTGAGCTACTCGCCGAGCCATGCGGCCCCCGCGTCGGCAGCGAAACCGGTCGCGCCCGTCTACTCCTCCGCACCGGTCGCCGGTGGACACCCGCAGTCGCCAGTGGGGGCACcacatggtggtggtggtggacaaCCTTCGTACGGCTGGCAGGTTCCCCAGGGGGCACCGGGAGCGTCGGGAGGCGTTTACCCCGGAGCTGCAGCGGCCGGTGCAGCCGGCACGGGACTGGTGGCAAGCAATGTGTACCGTTCGCATGGTCATAATGCAACCGGGGGTGGATTTGGCAGTGGTTTGGCACACTCTCCGCCCGGTGCATACCCGGCCTACCCGGTCCAGCAGCCGCAAGGATTCCCGGGCGCACCGGTACAGCATCCAGGCGGTGGATTCCCCGCACCCGGATATCAACCGCAGGGAGGATACgtgccacagcagcagccgggtgGTTTCCCCCATCAACCGTCGTACGTCCCCGGGGGACATTACGATCAGGGACACTACCAGGGACAACCGGGACAGACGGTGGTGCACCATTACGAGCAGCCGCAGTCCAGTGGGGGCAGTGGAATCGGCACGGTACTGGGAGCAGGTGCAGCAGGTCTTGCTGCGGGTATTGGCGGTGCGGCACTGTACGACGCACTGAAGCCGAAGGACGCGAAGGAAGAGCCAGCGGCAACGACGGCAGCGACGGCaactcctgctgctgctgcagccccTGCAGAGACACCTGCTCCACTGGCGAACCCGAACGGTGATGCTCCACTGGCTCCTCTTCCGGTCAACCCCAATGGAGATGCTCCACTCGCACCGATCCCAACGGAAGCCACACCATTAGCAACGACACCAGCGGCAGAAGGTGAAACTAcggccaccaccacaaccCTCGAAACCAGCTCATCGGAGAACCCGCTCGGTATGGCCCCGCTAGCCCCAATGCCGGATTCAGCTCCTGCCACCCCGGCCGACGGTACACCGAATGCATCCGGATCGGACGTGGAGGTGCGGCACTCGTCCCTCAACGTCCAGCCCGACCTGTCCGCCTCGATGGCCGAACCGGCGAAGGGTGGAGCGGCCGAGATCGTTCGCCTGCCGTCCTCCATTGCGATGATGCTCGGGCTGTTGCCGTTCGTTGTGAAGTATCTTCGCTTTTAA